In Pararge aegeria chromosome 5, ilParAegt1.1, whole genome shotgun sequence, one DNA window encodes the following:
- the LOC120623956 gene encoding uncharacterized protein LOC120623956 gives MSEKSKGDAIIGGSDMSESDGININILNEQQFNENAERIDSPILMRPDKRGRSDSGKDDVDGDEGFTTVERRRKRLARSSTQINVSENLYEISITSLEILPKQISLAKFLRSLSIPSILKVKYKSPYKVIVTFASKNDADILLNCPKLVDLGYRCQFTHEINLAYGIVKQVELEVNDEELQKIFVCDCEIVSVKRLKRLTEDGKWIDSETVRLSFRSSTLPSYVYAYGCRLKVERCVNCKGPHISLDKSCPVFKKEKEIRHVMSEEGVTYRKALEYYLEKEKDQNQVQKNYYETTAKSQTADITTHKLSYRDILVSQIYRGKANKEANDAKSEFDTERIQEMTVPGPTRRKKKKKRRQMSKEWTLDSEETQSEQENSQEEEMGKRKRESTAFSFKRCWLKLKAVFLADISFEEKIKNVMNIVWEELSSVLIKLVGEGFLQNILKYIFNG, from the exons atgagtgagAAAAGTAAGGGAGACGCAATTATTGGCGGTAGTGACATGAGTGAAAGTGACggtataaacattaatatattaaatgagcAACAATTTAATGAGAACGCGGAAAGAATAGACTCACCTATATTAATGAGACCGGACAAGCGAGGTAGGAGTGATAGCGGAAAGGATGATGTAGACGGTGATGAGGGCTTTACGACGGTGGAGAGAAGACGAAAACGCCTCGCTCGTAGTAGTACACAAATAAATGTAAGCgagaatttgtatgaaatttctaTAACATCTTTGGAGATATTACCTAAACAGATTAGCCTTGCGAAGTTCCTTCGATCACTAAGTATACCTAGCATAttgaaagttaaatataaaagccCCTACAAAGTAATAGTGACATTCGCATCGAAAAATGATGCAGATATCCTATTAAACTGTCCTAAACTGGTCGATTTGGGATACAGATGTCAATTTACGCATGAAATTAATTTAGCTTACGGCATAGTAAAGCAGGTTGAGCTAGAAGTTAATGACGAAGAATtacagaaaatatttgtttgtgacTGTGAGATCGTTTCTGTAAAAAGATTAAAGAGGCTAACAGAAGACGGAAAATGGATAGATAGTGAAACTGTGCGACTTAGTTTTAGAAGTTCTACATTACCTAGCTATGTCTATGCTTATGGTTGCAGGCTCAAAGTGGAACG atGTGTTAATTGTAAAGGACCACATATATCCTTGGATAAATCTTGTccagtatttaaaaaagaaaaggaaattCGTCATGTTATGAGTGAAGAAGGAGTGACATACCGAAAAGCACTAgagtattatttggaaaaagAGAAGGATCAAAATCAGGTTCAGAAGAACTATTATGAAACTACAGCCAAGAGCCAAACAGCAGACATCACAACTCATAAGTTATCATACAGGGATATTCTAGTAAGTCAAATTTATAGGGGGAAAGCTAATAAAGAAGCTAATGATGCCAAAAGTGAATTTGATACTGAAAGGATACAAGAAATGACTGTTCCTGGACCTACAAGacgtaaaaagaaaaagaagagacgGCAAATGAGTAAAGAGTGGACGTTGGATAGTGAAGAAACCCAATCGGAGCAGGAGAATAGTCAGGAGGAGGAGATGGGCAAACGAAAGAGAGAGTCTACTGCCTTTTCTTTTAAGCGATGCTGGCTGAAATTGAAGGCGGTTTTTTTAGCAGACATTTCTTTTGaagaaaaaatcaaaaatgttatgAATATTGTGTGGGAAGAGTTGTCATCggtgttaattaaattagtGGGGGAAGgttttttgcaaaatattttaaagtatatttttaatggatAA